In the Hyla sarda isolate aHylSar1 chromosome 9, aHylSar1.hap1, whole genome shotgun sequence genome, cacagtaacaaacctcctttctaatgtaatctcattacttctgggctgacccactgtaacaaaccacctcctcatataatctccttactactggggtgacacactgtaacaaatctcctcttcatgtgatctccttactactggggtgacacactgtaacaaaccccctaatcttgtaatctccttactacttgggttacagactgtaacaaacctcctcctcatgtaatctccttactactggggtgaaacactgtaacaaacctcctcacgtaatctccttactactggggtgacacactgtaataaacctcctcctcctcatgttattaacttactaatggggtgacacactgtaacaaaccacctttccatgtaatctctttactactggggtgacacactgtaacaaacctcctgctcacataatctccttactactgggttgacacaatgtaacaaaccgcctcctcatgtaatctctttactactgggatgacacactgttaaaaaaaaaaaaaaaaacatcctcatattattaacttactacttgggtgacacactgtaataaaccttctttccatgtaatctctttactactggggtgtcacactgtaacaaacctcctgctcttgtaatctccttactattggggtgacacaatgtaacaaaccgcctcctcatgtaatctccttactactggggtgacacactgtaacaaaccccctactcgtgtaatctccttacttctggggtgacaccctataacaaacctcctcctcatgtgatctccttaatactaaggtgacacactgtaacaaacctcctccttatgtaatcttactactggggtgacacactgtaacaaacctccccatgtattctccttagtactggggtgacacaatgcaacaaaccccatcctcatgttacgaacttgctactggggtggcacactgtatcaaacctcttcctcatgtaatctccttactattggggtgaaaaactgtagcaaacctcctccccatgtattatccttactactgtggtgacactatgtaacaaatctcctcctcgtgtaatgtccttactacggggtgacacactgtaacaaacccctcttcaagtaatcttcttactactgggaggacacactgtaacaaaccccctcctcatgtaatcttcttactactggggaaacaaaatgtaacaaacctcctcctcaagtaatctccttactactgggatgacacactgtaacaaaccccctcctcatgtaatctccttactactggggaaacaaaatgtaacaaacctcctcctcaagtaatctccttactactgggatgacacactgtaacaaaccccctcctcatgtaatctccttactactggggtgacacactgtaacaaacctcctcctcatgaaattttcttactactggggtgacacactgtaacaaacctcctcatcatgtaatctctttactactggggtgacacaatgtaacacaccTACTCCTTGTGTAATCCTTgtgacaccctgtaacaaactcatctaatctccttactactgggttgacacactttaacaaaccccatcctcaagttattaatttactgctggggtgacacgctgtaacaaacctcctccacatgtaatcttcttactacttgggagacacactgtaaaaaataaaccctcctcatgtaatcttcttactactagggtgacacactgtaacaaacctcctcctcatgaaatcttcttactactggggtgacacactggaacaaaccccatcctcatgtaatcttcttacaacTGGCGTGACAcaatgtaagaaacctcctcatcatgtaatctactcactactggggtgacacactgtaacaaaccccctcctcctgtaatattcttacgactggggtgacacactgtaacaaaccccatcatcatgtaatcttcttactactagggtgacacactgtaacaaacctcctcctaatgtaatatcTTGACTACTGGGATGAaacgctgtaacaaaccccctcctcatataatctccttactactgagatgacacactgtaacaaaccccctcctcatgtaatctccttactactggggtgacacactgtaacaaaccttctcctcatgtaaactccttactactggggtgacaaactgtaacaaaccttctcctcttgTAATATCCTTTCTAATATAGACATGTGCATTTCGTTTCGGAACGAATCGCTAAAATAACAAAAAGTGTGATTTTCGTTATTTTCGGACGATCCCGAAAAACGAACATGAAATATCGGATGTTTACAAAAACACCCCATTAACGAATGCTAATCTGACGATATTCGTAATGTGCCAAACATAAAATATCGGGTCTTTACGAAAACGCCGTATTAACGAATGCCAATCTGACGATATTCGTTAAGATCCGAATGGCGATTAACATATGCATTCGATAATTACGAATGTTGACTCTTGTTAACAAACAATGCAGTCTGTAAATAACGTACGCATTCGTTActcacgaatgcatttgttactcacgaatgcattcgttatgcacgaatgcattagttatgtacgaatgcattcgttaattacgaatgcatttgtttttttgtttttttaattatagATTTAATACGTACAAAGTCCATTAATGCTTACATCATTATcacaaagcaaaaaaacaaaacccctccccctcccttttccctccctccccttaaGAAAGCCTGCCCGAAATCCATTGACTTCCTTCCTTTCCCTACTCCTCTCTTACTCTTTACTCCTTTTCACTATCTACTTTCTCCTTTCTCCCAGGGTAGCCATTTATTCtcgatttttttatttctttcactgTCCTTGAACCACAACAACTCATAAGTTCTAAccttatttatacctcctaaCCATTCTTCCCTTGATGGAACCGCTGGGGCCAACCATTTCCTAAGAATCAAATTCTTTGCCACTCCCAATATTCCAAGTATAATATCAGTATGCTTCGTTCCCATTGTTCCTAGTCCATAAATTGCAACCTTAGGTTCAAAGAGCAATACCACGCCTATTCTAGCTTTAATAGTTTCAAACACTACACTCCAAAATTTTAGCAACTTCGTGCAATTCCATACCATATGTAACCAATTACTTCCCTCAAACCCACACTTGGGGCATTGTGCATTTTCCCTAACATTAATTTTATACAAAAATTGCGGTGAGTACTGTGCCCGATTTACTAACATCAAAAAAGACACCCTATTATTTGCATTGATCGTTGTTCTTCTAATATTCTTTAACACCAATTTCCACTCTTCTTCTGAAATTCCACCTATATCCAGTGCCTGTCCTAACTGTTTGACTACGTCCTCCCAACCCTTCTGacctaacattttatataaagTACTCATTAttttcctttccccccccccctgtgcactTTTAATATATTCTGTAATGTGATAACACCCTACCTTTAATTTCCCTTTCGGTTCTTGCTGTCCCAAGGCGTCTTTTAACTGTACATAACCAAAGTAATTAGTATTTTTTAGATTAAAGCGTTCACTCAAACATTCCCAATCTATTATTTCCCCATTTGTGCAAACCTGCTCTAACAACCTAATTCCTTTATCTTCCCAATTCACATATtctgcaattttctttatttctgggaagttctcattttcccataagGGGGTACACCACACACACTACTCATTATCCCTGTTGCTGACTTCATACTATCCCATACTTGTACCAATAAATCTTTAGCTACGTTCTCCTCTTCTACACCCTTCTTCAAACTCCCACTCTCCAACCACTCCCATATGGACCCATATTTCTTACACCCCCTTTTCATATAATCCAATAGTGTTTGTTGCTCTTGAATAACCAATGTTAGTTGGGATGCTATGAAGTATTGCTGAAAATTAGGGAGACCCAGCCCTCCTTCCTCTAAGGGATGGTACAAATATTGACTCTTGATCCTGACTCTTTTTCCACCCCATATAAGATTGTTTAATAtactttccaattttttaaaccaAATATTTTTAATCCATATGGGAGAAGCTCTCAAATAATGTGTTATCATGGGGAGTAATACCATTCTCAGCAGTCCTATTCTATCTGCCATTCCCAATCTCATTTTCCTCCATGTATTTACCTTTCCCCTTACCTTCCCCAACAGAGGTCCAAATTTAATCTCTCAAAATTCAAGACAGCGCTAGAGATCTTAACACCCAGATATTCCAAACTATCATTAAGTCTTAGTACTTTTACAGGGCCAATAGGGACCTCAATTTCTTCATCCAAAGGCATGAGACCGGACTTCTGCCAATTAATTTTAATTCCTGAGAAATATCCAAATTTTTCCACTAACCTAATCACTTCCTGTACTTTCTCTACCGGATTCCTAACAAACAAAAGCACATCATCGGCATATAATAACATTCTTTCTCTATCCCCTTGTACCCCAAACCCTTGAAAGACTTCTGTGTTCCTAACCATAGCTGCTAGTGGCTCTATAAAGAGTGCAAATAATAAAGGTGATAACGGACATCCCTGTCTTGAacctcttttttttaaaaacgtATTCGTAAATTTCCCATTAATACTAATTTTTGCTATAGGAGCTGAATAAACCATTTTTATAGCttttaagaataaagtgcccaaaCTAAATCTTTCCACCACCCCAAAGAGGaaaccccactccaccctgtcgaaagctttgTTTGCGTCCAacgacaggatggagcggggatCCCCTCCACGTGTTTGAATGTTAaggaatgtcctgtgtatattgGAAAACATATTCCTACCTACCATAAAACCCCTTTGTTCTTGCCCTATCATCTCACCCAAAACCTTTTTTAATCTTCCTGCCCATAATTTTGCAAAAATTTTGTAATCCGTATTCAATAGTGATATAAGACGGTAATTCTCCATCTTTTCCCTGTTGCCCCCCTTCTTGGGGATCAATATTATCACTGCTTCAGACATTGAAGGGGTCATAGCCCCTCTTTCCAAGGATTCATTAATAATCTCCATCAAGCAGGGCAACAGAGACCCATGAAATCTTTTATAAAAATCAAATGAGAACCCATCAGACCCTGGGGCGGAATTCCCTGCACATGTTCTCAATGCTTCTTGGACTTCCCCCAGGCTAATCCCCTCATTCATTTTCCTCTTCCCCTCCTCATTTAAACTTGGCAGAACTAAATTTTGTAAGAATGTTTTAATCTCCGATTCTGATTTTACCCCTTCAGATTCATATAATGTTTGATAATACTCCATCGCTATCTTCCTTATCTCCTCTTGATCTGTTACTATTAATCCCTGCTTATTTTCTAAATTAGTAATTTCCGTATTTTCCCttagatttttttattatacCAGAGAGCCACTTATTGGATTTCCCCCCTTCTGCATAGCATTTTTGTCCCCAGAAAAAAATCCTATGTTGTGCCTTCTCaagcattaactctttatattCTTTTTTGCGCTTGTTCCAGTTTTCCCCAGTTCTCATCTCTGGCATCAGTTGCATAAACTTCCTCCAATTTTTTTATCTGATCTACCAAgttatcttctttcttccttACTTTCCTCCTAAACTGGGTTATATTTCGGGACAAAATCCCCCTCAAATATGCTTTCATAGCATCCCAAACCATAAATATATCGGCCGAACCTTTGTTTGTAGCCCAAAACCATTTAATCTCCTCCTCTATACCCTTTGTCACGTCTTCCACCTCAAACCAATGCGGATTAATATTTCTATTCATATTCTGGGGGGGGACCCGATCTTCACCACCGAAACTACAACCACCATGGAGTGATCAGACAAGCCCTTGGGCTCATAAACTATTTTTCTAATACCCCTTGCTCCACTATCATTGGCCAGAAACAAATCGATACGTGATGCAGTTTTATGGCTCAAATTAAAACAGGAAAAATTTTCTCGCAAAGGATTCAGGTTTCTCCATACATCTCTCCATCCTACTTCTTTACAAAAATCTGCCAGgacattcctcccctccctcattaCTCCTCCTCTCCGGTCCCTTTTGTTATCCATTACTGAGTTaaaatcccccataatatatacatctttgTAATTTTTATCACTTAAAAAATTCACCAGATTAACCAATACCTCTGTTTTGAAAgggggaggaatataaacaaaagcaagAATAACTTGTACCATATTCCACTCTACGTGGAGAAAAACAAATCTCCCTCTATCATCACAGCGAGCATTTTTAACCTGCATATTCATTTTACCGTGAATCAACACCGAGACCCCCAATGAGTAGTTTGTTCCAAATGAGGGGAATTCCTGAACAGCCCATTTCTTTTTCATTAGATGGACAGATTCTTTTGTTAAATGTGTTTCTAACAAACATACCACTGCAGGTAGATAATTTTTAACCCTATCCATAATAGCTACTCTTTTCTTCCTCTCCTTAATACTTTAATATTCCATACTAACATTTTACCTCCTTGGCTACTCTGGGTCTCCATACTCTTTTACTCCGTCATCTCTACTTCTAACCGATTTCCAGGCTGTCTTGAACCACCCTCAAACGGGCTGGGAATAACAGGAAAAAGCAATATTCAAATTATGGAGTCTCTTCTTAATGTCTCTATACTCCATTCTTTTCCTTTGAGTCTCCTTTGAAAaatccagataaaaaaaaaaaacacccgcgCTCCCAACTTCAatttttcccctctcccttgaTAACTTCAATAGGGTGTCTCTATCTTTAGCACACATAAATTTTAGCAGTAAAGTCCTAGGCAAAGCTCCGGGCGGTGGTTTGGTATATGGTATCCTGTGGGCTCTTTCTATAACATAACAGGTTGAAAACGTACGTTCTCCAAAGGTGTCAGCTAGCCATTTTGTGCAGAAGGCAATAGGGTCCGCTCCTTCTTCCCCTTCCGGAAGGCCAATAACGCTTACATTAGCCCTCCTTGATCTATCCTCTAAATCTTCTATCTTCCTTTTtaagaaattattttcctttgtgaGTTCTTCCTGCACTTTCTCAATGCTTTGTAGTTTACCGTCCATCTGGGGCACCATGTTTTCTATTTTCCCCACTCTTTCTTTCACCTTTTTTATATCTTCACGGATAAAACTCACGTCTGAGCTGAGACTGCCCACTTGTACTGTTAAGTTTTCTAATGCTTTATTACTTTTTTCCACACCACTTAATATGGAAGTTAGCATAGAATTATTCACATCTTCACTCTCTCCCTCCTCTGTTACTCCTTCCTCCTGAAGGGCTGCATATCTAGAGCCATACATGCTATCCCCATGTCTTTGTGTTCTGGTTTTAATTGTTTCTTTAGGTGATTTTAGAAATTTATCCATTTTGCCTGCTTCTCCTGTAACATTCCCGCCCGATCTCCTAGGCTGGATCTTGGGAGCCATATTAATTTGTTTGGCTTTTTTATGTTATACTCAAGGaaaacacctgcacagaaaagagGCAAATAAAGGTGCATAGTGCTTTCTTACCTTTTCCCCCCCTTGAGGCgtgaagttttttttaaaaaagtaataGACTTACAGTTCTGTTGTTCAACTCTGCAGGCTCTAAGCTGTAAATCTGAATGCATACGTCCTGCAAAAAACCATACACCATTCAATAACAGAGAGTCACCAGCTCATCTTTCTTCAGTGAGTTATTTTATAAATTCAGACAGAGCAATACTTTTCAATATACACCTCCTCCTCTCTACCGATGCCTTCGGTTAATACGTTTTTGTTTCACCTTGGGGATAGCTGAAAAATTCCTCCACATAAGGTAATCAgcttatataaccagtcctcggACTACCGATCATGTTCACATATACTCTTAACAACATTatccatatagaggaggggtagctgGAGGATTATAAGGGGTATAGAggtatagggaggggggggggggaagtcactTTATAGTTCCAAAACTGTGATAGCTCCGAcacacctctgccccccctccaccACTTTTAGTACAGTAGCTCATCCAGATTTCTTGATCTCACATGCTTATCCTATCATCTGTAACCAGGGTGAGGAAGTATACCCCACCAGACTCTCATAGACTGCCATTGCCAGCCTGCATTTCAGAAAAGCTTTCCTACAACGGACTTCAGTTAAAAGGAATAGATTCAAGCTCACCACGCTGATCCTGGCCTCTGTTACCCGAGCTGATTGCAGGGCACCCGGAGCGGCCGGCGTGTTCCGTCGCACGCCGAGCCCGCTCACGTGGTCCCCCCAGCTGCTTTGCACCACTCGTGCTTGCGCTCCGTCTCCTTCCTCTTCTTCCTGCCGGATCTCTTTTCTGCTGACTGTGCGCCTCTCAGCTCGTTCACCTCCACCACTACTGTCCACTGCAGcgaggccgccacaccccctcccacaccgGACACCTCCATCTCCATACCACAGCGGGGAGCAGATCCGTCCGTCAGGtggtttccttttttcttttttctctctttcctctTTCGCACTAATCAGGGACGTTCGTCCCAGGGTCAGCATCATGCctcctggggggtggggggagaggagggagagagccCTGGAGCGGGCGGAGCTGACGAGATCACATCCTCTCGTCACGTGACCCTTGTCCCAGAATAAACAAGGACTTGATTTGTTAATTacggaatgcattcgttattagtTGACGAAATCGAAACTAAGGAATAATTTTCTCCATTTATTTGATTggtcactttacagagtttgttaTCACATGACATTAGTCAGCCAATCGGGGTGTCCTTCTACATCCTGTGTTTTTCACGGACATTGAGGAACTTTTCTTTATTCCTGTGAAAGTTTTACTGGTGTTAACAGTGACTCACAGTGCTTGTAGAGATGGACAGATCCCCTGAGGAAGACTtccccagtgacacagagacagcTAGAGGACAAGGTGTTACCAAGAAGCCAAAGGTAACAGCTGCCATTTTTTATAAGAGGACATCAGCAAGGCCTGCTGCCAAGTCTTCCAGTGGCCAAACTTCTAGGCAACCAATCAGAGACATCTGCCATGTGGAGACGGAGACTCTAGCAGAAAATGAGACAGCCATTACTGATGCTGAGGTGGCCCTAAATGTCCATCAAGAAGGCTCTGACACAGAAATAGACAACATCATGCATGTCAGTCCTGCCCTTGCAGATGTGAACATTGGCATTGTAGAAGAGGAGGTACCATGGTCCAGTATTGCACCAGATAAACCTTTTTCGCCACTACTATTCGTACATGACATTGATGATGACTATCAAGAATCTCAATCACCACCATCCTCCTCTGGCTCCATAGTTGTGGATACACCCTCCCATGCAAAGACTGCCACTGTCACCAGTACAAGGACTTTAGCTACTGCTTCCAAGAGCACTCCCCTTCCAGAAAAACCTTCCCCGTCAGCACAACCCAGTGTCAGTGGTAACCGCAAATCTAAGGTATAGGAGCATTTCATAACAGTTGGGGATGGTCGCTTGGCCAAATGTAAGCTATGTGGCAAGGAAGTAAGTTGTGGCAAAGTCTTGGGGCATCTCACCAATGCAGGAATGGATAACCATCTGAGGACACACCACAAGGCAGTGTTGATGAGAGAAGAAAGTGGTTTGGCAGCTCCACCAAGTAAAAGAAAGGGAAGTAGTAGTGCTAGTTCCAGTGCTACTATGAGTTCAGCCTCAGATAACCTGGAAAAGGGGCAAGGGGCTGAAGCTGTTGTTCATCCCATTAAAGGAAACCAGTCCACCATAGAACAGTTTACTGGTTTTCATCCCAGGGGGATTTCCCGCCAACAGTCCCGCAAGATTACCCGCCTTATAGGTGAGCTCATAGCCATTGGGGGGGCTCCATTTAACATGGTGGAAGGGGAACCTTTTAAACGCCTTCTAAAGGCACTTGCACCCCAATATATTGTACCATCACGTACCACATTCAGCAGAAGTATAGTACCTGCTTTGTATAAATCGTGTGTGGAAAAGAGGAGCTGGGAAAAGCTGCTGGACAGTCTGTACATCTAACCACTGACCTGTGGAGTGCTCCCAGTGGCCAGCATGCTTTCCTATCATTGACCACACACTGGTGGCAGCCCATTGTCACTGAACTTGCCCAAACCAAATCAGGTCCAAGAAGCACAGGGGCTGGTGTTGAGAATACAAATCAGGGCCACCGCTCATTCCTCCTCCATGCAGAGGTATTGGATGAGCAGCACAGCTCACAAAACATAACcagagcacttaaaaaaaatggtggaaGAATGGCTTGGGGAACACGTAGATACACATCCGAAGATGGGTTTCGTGGTGACTAACGGTGCAGCCAAAATGATAAAGGCATTGCGTGATGGCAACTTTGTATGTGTGCGATGCTCTGCACATGTCCTCCATCTTGTGGTGAAGGCCGGTTTGGAAGACACCTCAGAGAGCAACACAAAGCTCACAGGAGTTCTGGATTCATGTAGAAAAATTGCAGGGCATTTTCACCGGAGTGTTAAAGACAGCCACTTACTCAGACGGGAGCAGAGTAAGGCAGGTGTTcctcaacacagactgaaacaggaTGTTAGCACCCGGTGGAATTCCACACTAGAAATGCTGGAAAGAATCCTAGAGCAGCAGAAACCCATACATGCAATGTCCCATGAAAATTATATTGGCATCACCAGAGCATTTGGCAGGGAGGAGTGGACCTTAGTTGCTCAGGTGGTTGCTGTACTTAGCCCCTTTCGTGCGGTCACGGAAAAGTTAAGCCAGGAGAAGGCAAGTTTGGCGCAAGTCATCCCTCTCTTTACTCATCTGTTAACCAAAATGGATGCCTTCCTGAATAACAGAGAGAAGTTGACTGGAGGCTATATAGTTGGTGATGTTGCCACACTGGTAAGGAGACTCCAGGTCCTACTACAGCGTAGGATTAAAGAGCTGacagacacttgccctgatctaaTGCTAGCCACCATGTGTGACCCCCGGATTAAGGGCAAAATGGCTCTCCAAGCAAATGCCCTAACAAGCTGGAGGGACAAATTAATCATCAAGGTGTGTGACAGACAGAGACTATTAGATGTGGGACAAGAGAGGCAtgatgaggaggaagaagcagaggAAGATGAGCCTGCAGAAATCTCAGCAACCATCAGCAACACTGCTACAACCTCCTCAAGAGCTGCAGACTTTTGGGCAGAGACATTGCAAAGCCTGGTTGGACAAACCAGACAACCCTCTCGGATACCAAGAGACAAGGTGGCAGACATGGTCAAAATTTATGTGTCTGAACCAAATATATTTCCCACTGCCGATGCCATGAAATATTGGGACGAAAAGAGGGCTATTTGGCCTGCTCTAAGCATGGTGGCCCAGGAGCTCCTATCCTGCCCCCCAACCTCTGTGCAAAGTGAGCAGGTATTTTCTGTCACCGGGAACATTCTATGCCCACAGCGTTCTCAACTGTCCCCTCAGCTCATGGAGCAGATGACTTTTTTTAAAGTCAATTTGCCAAAGTTAGGGTACCCAGCCCTAAACTTTGAAACAAGTTAAAAAGTTGAAGTTACCTCTTCAGTTAAAGTTGAACACTGCAGTTACCGTTGAGTTCAAGTTTCGTTAACAAGTTGGAATGTTTTCCCGTTACTACCAGTTGTTTAAAAGTGAAGCAAGTGACAAGCTTAACAGCCCCTTCAAACAGGTGAGTGGTCTGTCAATCATCCCCTTCCCTCCTAATATCCCATTATTAATTTTAGTTTAATTTATACCTTTCCATCTTTCTTTCAGGATTTAGGAATCCTATTGCTGGACCTTGAAGTGGGTGAAAAAAAACAGTTTCTTTCAGCAAATCACTGGTGAGTAACTTAAAATTCCATCAATTTTCTTTATAACAGTTGTGCTTTACAGTGCCTCTGCCACTAGAGGGACCCCTAGTAAATGAATGGAGCAAATATTCCAGAGGCATAATGGTCAATTCACACGTACATTATTTTTTGCagatattgaaatctgcagcataatatgcagtacatcaaatctgcgcagaataatgTACGTGCCAATAGAAAATATAAGTcagtgtattatttttttatttatttctctccagtctgtccacagggctctctctgctgacacctctgtacatgtcagccaggaactgtccagattagaataacATTTTCATAGCAAAGTtcctgctgctctagacagttcctaatacggacaaaggtgtcagcagagagcactgtggacaagggggcagatttatcaaaacctgccaagaggaaaagttgcccagttgcccatagcaaccagtcagattggttctttcatttagcacaggccttgttaaaaaattaaagaagcgagctgattggttgctatgggcaacttctcctctggacaggtcttgataaatctcccccaagatgtggacaacacaaaaaaaaaaaaaagtggaaataaaaataatgtaatgtTAGTAATAATTTAGACACCACACaggataaagaaaaaaatgttttttttttcttgaatggcCAAGGCCTTCAATGCTGCAGTAGTAATAATAACATATCTTAAACAGAACAACAACTGAAACATATCAACAAGGCGAAATAATTTAGTCCCgtatatttcagtttttttggggggtattgctGCTGCTTATGGGGCATAACGTCCACCCTCAAATCATGCATCG is a window encoding:
- the LOC130291704 gene encoding zinc finger BED domain-containing protein 4-like, which gives rise to MVEEWLGEHVDTHPKMGFVVTNGAAKMIKALRDGNFVCVRCSAHVLHLVVKAGLEDTSESNTKLTGVLDSCRKIAGHFHRSVKDSHLLRREQSKAGVPQHRLKQDVSTRWNSTLEMLERILEQQKPIHAMSHENYIGITRAFGREEWTLVAQVVAVLSPFRAVTEKLSQEKASLAQVIPLFTHLLTKMDAFLNNREKLTGGYIVGDVATLVRRLQVLLQRRIKELTDTCPDLMLATMCDPRIKGKMALQANALTSWRDKLIIKVCDRQRLLDVGQERHDEEEEAEEDEPAEISATISNTATTSSRAADFWAETLQSLVGQTRQPSRIPRDKVADMVKIYVSEPNIFPTADAMKYWDEKRAIWPALSMVAQELLSCPPTSVQSEQVFSVTGNILCPQRSQLSPQLMEQMTFFKVNLPKLGYPALNFETS